A single window of Polaribacter sp. SA4-10 DNA harbors:
- a CDS encoding thioredoxin family protein, which translates to MMRILVTIMFIIVFPSSINAQEWKTDFEAAKKTATIESKTIILVFQGSDWCAPCIKLDREVWSTNTFKTYAKEHFVMLQADFPRRKKNTLSKEQSEANGKLFEVYNKNGIFPFVVILNSEGKLLGETSYKKTTPEKYIKEINAFIK; encoded by the coding sequence ATGATGAGAATATTAGTTACTATTATGTTTATTATAGTTTTTCCTTCTTCAATAAATGCTCAAGAATGGAAAACAGATTTTGAAGCAGCAAAAAAGACAGCAACTATAGAGAGCAAAACCATCATATTGGTTTTTCAAGGGTCAGACTGGTGCGCTCCTTGTATTAAACTAGATCGCGAGGTTTGGAGTACCAATACTTTTAAAACCTATGCTAAAGAGCATTTTGTAATGCTACAAGCAGATTTTCCTAGAAGGAAGAAAAACACTTTATCAAAAGAACAATCAGAAGCAAACGGAAAATTATTCGAGGTATATAATAAGAATGGTATTTTTCCTTTTGTGGTTATCTTAAATAGTGAAGGAAAATTGCTCGGTGAAACAAGCTATAAAAAAACTACCCCAGAAAAGTATATCAAAGAAATAAACGCATTTATTAAATAG
- a CDS encoding Rieske 2Fe-2S domain-containing protein, whose protein sequence is MNRKEFLKSIGAGAAFAITFSCLGGCTNDNGDMFPDDIALNPDPVTGAFLTIDLSAASSSALKNNGGYLIKNNIVVAKDLSDNYVAATVRCSHEPRDKIIFRNNEYYCTEHSARFNLAGSGLNSKGSNNLTTYNTSLDGNILSITA, encoded by the coding sequence ATGAATCGTAAAGAATTTTTAAAATCAATTGGAGCAGGTGCTGCATTCGCGATAACTTTCTCTTGTTTAGGTGGCTGTACAAATGATAATGGAGATATGTTTCCAGATGATATTGCCCTAAACCCAGACCCCGTAACAGGTGCGTTTTTAACTATAGACCTGTCTGCAGCTTCATCAAGTGCTTTAAAAAATAATGGTGGGTACTTAATTAAAAATAATATTGTTGTTGCAAAAGACTTATCTGACAACTATGTAGCAGCAACTGTAAGATGTAGTCATGAACCTAGAGATAAAATTATTTTTAGGAATAATGAATATTATTGTACAGAGCATTCAGCTCGGTTTAATTTAGCAGGAAGTGGTCTAAATAGTAAAGGAAGTAATAATCTAACAACTTACAATACTTCATTAGATGGTAACATCTTAAGCATTACAGCTTAA
- a CDS encoding FAD:protein FMN transferase — MKAPIFLFALFFSLVNYGQQPYKKTLKLMGCHFEITLVAKDSMTANRQINTAVIEITRIEKLISSWDKNSQTSEINRNAGIKPVKVGVELFQLIKRALKISKLTNGAFDISYASMDNVWFFDGSMTEMPSKDIIKKSVEKVGYQNIVLNEKNQSVFLKKKGMKIGFGALGKGYAADKAKILLQKSGVTSGIINASGDLNAWGTQPTGKEWLVAIVNPLNKEKVFSWMPVNNSAVVTSGNYEKYVKFNNVLYTHIIDPRTGYPATGVLSVTIFTKTAELADALATSVFVMGAETGLNFINQLKGVECIIVNENNKMITSKNIQLKTIKND; from the coding sequence ATGAAAGCTCCAATCTTTTTATTTGCCTTGTTTTTTTCTTTAGTAAATTATGGTCAGCAGCCCTATAAGAAAACACTTAAACTTATGGGGTGTCATTTTGAGATTACTTTAGTTGCAAAAGATTCTATGACTGCAAATAGACAAATAAATACAGCAGTTATAGAAATTACAAGAATCGAAAAATTAATTTCTTCTTGGGATAAAAATTCACAAACATCAGAGATTAATCGAAATGCAGGAATAAAACCTGTAAAAGTAGGTGTAGAATTATTTCAACTCATAAAACGAGCATTAAAAATTTCTAAACTTACAAATGGTGCTTTCGATATTAGTTACGCTTCAATGGATAATGTTTGGTTTTTTGATGGAAGCATGACAGAAATGCCCTCTAAAGATATTATTAAAAAATCTGTTGAAAAAGTAGGCTATCAAAATATAGTTTTGAATGAAAAAAATCAATCTGTATTTCTGAAGAAAAAAGGAATGAAAATTGGTTTTGGTGCACTAGGAAAAGGATATGCGGCTGATAAAGCAAAAATATTATTGCAAAAATCAGGAGTAACTTCTGGTATTATTAATGCTTCAGGAGATTTAAATGCTTGGGGAACACAACCTACTGGTAAAGAATGGTTAGTAGCAATTGTAAACCCATTAAATAAAGAGAAAGTATTTTCTTGGATGCCTGTAAATAATAGCGCAGTGGTAACCTCAGGTAATTATGAAAAATATGTAAAATTCAATAACGTTTTATATACACATATAATAGATCCAAGAACAGGGTATCCTGCTACCGGTGTTCTAAGTGTAACAATTTTTACAAAAACAGCAGAATTAGCAGATGCATTAGCTACTTCCGTTTTTGTAATGGGTGCAGAAACTGGGTTAAATTTTATAAACCAATTAAAAGGTGTTGAATGCATTATTGTTAATGAGAATAATAAAATGATTACATCTAAAAACATACAATTAAAAACGATAAAAAATGATTAA
- a CDS encoding DUF4266 domain-containing protein, producing MIKKSLVLIGLILFASSCVAVKDYEKIKINDPDMALAQKKVGRYETIAQVYREGAAGANGGKSGGGCGCN from the coding sequence ATGATTAAAAAAAGTTTAGTTCTTATAGGTTTAATTCTGTTTGCAAGTTCATGTGTTGCAGTTAAAGATTATGAAAAAATAAAAATTAATGATCCAGATATGGCATTGGCTCAAAAAAAAGTTGGTAGATATGAAACTATTGCTCAAGTATATCGTGAAGGAGCTGCAGGTGCAAATGGTGGTAAATCTGGTGGTGGCTGTGGTTGTAATTAA
- a CDS encoding DUF3570 domain-containing protein — protein MKYSFILVALFFIQTISAQKDATKVYKKRILETTEVDFLASYYVQNGDNASVTGGIGNEFLTDIASSIIISLPINADDVLTIDAGISAYTSASSSNGNPFDSTGASGNGYDDDDDDDDYDDKSRAVAANTIGSPWVASSGASKSDVWSTISADYSHTSNDRDFSWNVNASFSSEYDYTSVGFGDGILKQFNKKNTTLGISTKVYIDNWSGIYPTELKSFKLVNGDLSQGFFNGITILNQNGNASTSWKPLGGEFNIIQDKSRNTYSASLSFSQILSQNAQISLFLDVVNQQGWLANPLQRVYFKDVANYYIGNANSISNYTSSNNKDVFQLADDIERLPTSRFKTPIGMRFNYYINETFVVRTYYRYYFDDWGLKSHTASLEIPIKVSDKFTLYPSYRFYTQTAANYFAPYDQHLSTDKYYTSDYDLSAFNSNQFSFGFSYTDIFAKSHIWQFGLKSIDLKYYKYDRDTAFGSNVINVALKFVMD, from the coding sequence ATGAAATATTCTTTTATACTAGTTGCACTTTTTTTTATACAAACTATTTCTGCTCAAAAAGATGCAACAAAAGTATATAAAAAACGTATTTTAGAAACTACAGAAGTAGATTTTTTAGCGAGTTACTATGTGCAAAATGGAGATAATGCTTCTGTTACAGGAGGTATAGGAAATGAATTTTTAACAGACATCGCTTCATCAATAATTATAAGTTTACCAATAAATGCAGACGATGTTTTAACCATTGATGCAGGAATTTCTGCGTATACTTCTGCTTCTTCTAGTAATGGAAATCCTTTCGACTCTACTGGAGCTTCTGGAAACGGATACGATGATGACGATGACGATGATGATTACGATGACAAAAGTAGGGCTGTAGCAGCAAACACTATTGGTAGTCCTTGGGTTGCTTCATCTGGTGCTTCTAAAAGCGATGTTTGGTCAACCATAAGTGCCGATTATTCACATACTTCTAATGATAGAGATTTTAGCTGGAATGTAAATGCTTCTTTTTCCTCAGAATATGATTATACTTCTGTAGGTTTTGGTGATGGAATCTTAAAACAATTCAACAAAAAAAACACTACTTTGGGTATCAGTACTAAAGTATATATTGATAATTGGAGCGGTATTTATCCAACAGAATTAAAATCATTTAAGTTGGTAAATGGAGATTTAAGTCAAGGCTTTTTTAATGGAATTACTATTTTAAACCAAAATGGAAATGCAAGTACTAGTTGGAAACCTTTAGGAGGTGAATTTAATATTATACAAGATAAATCTAGAAATACATATTCAGCTTCTCTAAGTTTTTCACAGATATTAAGTCAAAACGCGCAAATATCATTGTTCTTAGATGTGGTAAATCAACAGGGTTGGTTAGCGAACCCGTTACAGCGAGTTTATTTTAAAGATGTAGCAAATTATTACATTGGTAATGCAAATAGTATCTCAAACTACACTTCAAGCAACAATAAAGATGTTTTTCAATTAGCAGATGATATTGAAAGATTGCCAACTAGTAGATTTAAAACTCCAATTGGAATGCGATTTAATTATTATATAAATGAAACTTTTGTTGTAAGAACCTATTATCGTTATTATTTTGACGATTGGGGTTTAAAATCTCATACAGCTAGTCTAGAAATTCCTATAAAAGTGTCAGACAAATTTACATTATATCCTTCTTATAGGTTTTATACACAAACAGCAGCAAATTATTTTGCACCTTATGATCAACATTTATCTACAGATAAATACTATACTTCAGATTACGATCTTTCAGCATTTAATTCAAATCAGTTTAGTTTTGGGTTTTCATACACAGATATTTTCGCAAAATCTCATATATGGCAATTTGGATTAAAGAGTATCGACTTAAAATATTATAAATATGATAGAGATACCGCATTTGGTTCTAATGTCATAAATGTTGCCTTAAAATTTGTAATGGATTAA
- a CDS encoding protein-disulfide reductase DsbD has translation MKKIVIILITLISLTLNAQEGIIKPVKWDSKVEKVSDTEYNVIITGTIDKEWHVFSQFTNEAGSLPSVLSFENLDGNYELIGAAKESKTISAYSNVFEVNETYFLNKAEFIQRIKILNKDIKKISIKLDYQACKEVCINKEAYFTLNLDGSKMVLTNVILDKKSKLLSNSLLLDLKHKERLQSGSEEITLESNLWKIFVLGFLGGLVALLTPCVFPMIPLTVSFFTKQSGTRSKGITNAVLYGVFIVVIYVALSIPFHFLDSVDPEILNTISTNIWLNVIFFVIFIFFSFSFFGYYELTLPSSWSNKMDAASSTGGLIGIFFMAVTLALVSFSCTGPILGSLLAGSLTSDGGAFQLTAGMTGFGLALALPFGLFALFPNLLKSLPKSGGWLTTVKVVLGFIELALAFKFLSNADLVSHWGILKREIFIGIWMVIFLLMALYFFGFIRFPHDGKKKFSFPKVSFAVLIIAFVIYLGTGLTKNSHLKLLAGFPPPTFYSLYEQESDCPLGLNCFKDFDKGLAFAKATNKPILLDFTGWACVNCRKMEENVWSNPKVYEVLKNEYVLISLYIDDRKELPKEDQFKVKLNKNHLKSIETIGDKWSTFQYLNFQTASQPYYVTMSNQLEILNEVKQYTSTDEYYNWLTDSLKN, from the coding sequence ATGAAAAAAATAGTAATAATTTTAATTACACTTATTAGTCTTACCTTAAATGCACAAGAAGGAATAATTAAACCCGTTAAATGGGATTCTAAAGTTGAAAAAGTTTCTGATACTGAATATAATGTTATTATAACAGGAACTATTGATAAAGAATGGCATGTATTCTCACAATTTACAAATGAAGCTGGCTCTTTGCCTTCAGTGCTTTCTTTTGAGAATTTAGATGGAAATTATGAACTTATTGGCGCTGCCAAAGAGAGCAAAACAATTTCGGCTTACAGTAATGTTTTTGAGGTAAATGAAACCTATTTTCTTAATAAAGCTGAATTTATCCAACGGATAAAAATCCTAAATAAGGATATCAAAAAAATATCTATAAAACTAGATTATCAAGCCTGTAAAGAAGTTTGCATTAATAAAGAAGCATATTTTACCCTAAATTTAGATGGAAGTAAAATGGTTCTTACGAATGTAATCCTAGATAAAAAAAGTAAACTACTTTCAAATAGTTTGTTGCTAGATTTAAAGCATAAAGAACGTTTACAATCTGGTTCAGAAGAAATTACTTTAGAAAGTAATTTGTGGAAAATTTTTGTCCTTGGTTTTTTGGGAGGTCTTGTGGCGCTGTTAACTCCTTGCGTATTTCCCATGATACCACTTACTGTTTCTTTTTTTACAAAACAATCAGGAACTAGAAGTAAAGGAATTACAAATGCGGTACTATATGGGGTATTTATTGTAGTAATTTATGTTGCATTAAGCATACCTTTTCATTTCTTAGATTCGGTAGATCCTGAAATTTTAAATACAATATCAACCAATATTTGGTTGAATGTTATCTTCTTTGTGATTTTTATTTTCTTCTCTTTTTCGTTTTTCGGATATTATGAATTAACACTTCCTAGTTCTTGGTCCAATAAGATGGATGCTGCATCAAGTACAGGTGGTCTTATTGGTATCTTCTTTATGGCAGTAACCCTTGCATTAGTCTCGTTTTCGTGTACAGGACCCATTTTAGGATCTTTACTTGCTGGCTCACTTACAAGTGATGGAGGCGCATTTCAATTAACAGCAGGAATGACAGGGTTTGGATTGGCACTTGCATTACCTTTTGGACTTTTTGCGCTATTCCCTAATCTTTTAAAATCACTACCGAAATCAGGTGGTTGGTTAACAACTGTTAAAGTAGTATTAGGTTTTATTGAGCTTGCATTAGCCTTTAAATTTTTATCAAATGCTGATTTAGTTTCTCATTGGGGAATCTTAAAAAGAGAAATTTTTATTGGAATTTGGATGGTAATTTTCTTACTCATGGCTTTATATTTCTTTGGTTTTATTAGATTTCCTCATGATGGTAAAAAGAAATTCAGTTTTCCAAAAGTTTCATTTGCAGTTTTAATAATTGCTTTTGTAATTTATCTAGGAACTGGACTTACTAAAAACTCACATTTAAAGTTATTAGCTGGTTTTCCTCCTCCAACTTTTTATAGTCTTTATGAACAAGAATCAGATTGTCCTTTAGGTTTAAATTGTTTTAAAGATTTTGATAAAGGTCTTGCGTTTGCAAAAGCAACCAACAAACCTATATTATTAGATTTTACAGGTTGGGCTTGTGTTAATTGCAGAAAAATGGAAGAAAATGTTTGGAGCAATCCAAAAGTATATGAAGTTTTAAAAAATGAATATGTATTAATTTCATTATATATCGATGATAGAAAAGAATTACCTAAAGAAGATCAATTTAAAGTTAAGTTGAATAAGAATCATTTAAAATCTATAGAAACTATTGGAGATAAATGGTCCACTTTTCAATACCTCAATTTTCAAACAGCTTCTCAACCCTATTATGTAACGATGAGTAATCAATTAGAAATACTGAATGAAGTAAAACAATATACTTCTACAGATGAATATTATAATTGGTTGACAGATAGCTTAAAAAATTAA
- a CDS encoding YebC/PmpR family DNA-binding transcriptional regulator: MGRAFELRKGRKMKRWSAMAKTFTRIGKDIVMAIKDGGTNPDSNSRLRAVMQNAKAANMPKENVERAIKKATDKDTANYKEALFEGYAPHGIALVLETATDNNNRTVANVRSAFNKCDGNLGTSGSVIFMFDHVCTFTIKKEDITIELEELELELIDFEVEEVFDDEEGVIIYAPFEQFGAIQTYFEGENVEILSSGFERIPTTTTKLNEEQQADVEKLLEKLEEDDDVQNVYHSMEM, from the coding sequence ATGGGTAGAGCATTCGAACTTAGAAAAGGACGTAAGATGAAACGATGGTCAGCAATGGCAAAAACTTTTACTAGAATTGGTAAAGACATTGTTATGGCTATTAAAGATGGTGGTACAAATCCTGATTCAAATTCTAGGTTAAGAGCTGTTATGCAGAATGCAAAAGCTGCAAACATGCCTAAAGAGAATGTAGAAAGAGCGATAAAAAAAGCAACAGATAAAGACACTGCAAACTACAAAGAAGCACTTTTTGAAGGTTATGCACCTCACGGAATAGCACTTGTTTTAGAAACTGCAACGGATAATAACAACAGAACAGTAGCCAATGTTAGATCTGCTTTTAATAAGTGTGATGGAAACTTAGGCACTTCTGGTTCCGTTATTTTTATGTTTGATCATGTTTGTACGTTCACTATTAAAAAAGAAGATATTACCATTGAATTAGAAGAATTAGAATTAGAACTTATCGATTTTGAAGTTGAAGAAGTTTTTGATGACGAAGAAGGAGTTATCATTTATGCACCGTTTGAACAATTTGGAGCGATACAAACTTACTTTGAAGGAGAGAATGTGGAAATTTTATCTTCTGGGTTTGAAAGAATTCCAACTACAACCACTAAACTCAATGAAGAACAGCAAGCTGATGTTGAAAAATTATTAGAAAAATTAGAAGAAGATGATGATGTACAAAACGTATATCATTCTATGGAAATGTAG
- a CDS encoding AMP-binding protein: MKLEQNNIHTSFQINGKSFSSVDALLNYTKTISETIYQFLTDWFSDDDFICVKTSGSTGKPKLIKLQKVNMINSALATGIFFDLKENTTALLCLPTEYIAGKMMLIRAIVLGWKLDVIEADSYPLKNSNKVYDFSAMVTLQLENSLDRLEKVKKLIVGGGVVAKELQNKLKSKTTQVFATYGMTETITHIAVKKLNNLKIKPAFYHVLPNVTIYKNEDNCLVIDAQKVAEEIIFTNDVVALISDTEFEWLGRFDNVINSGGIKLHPEKIEEKLLEIIEQRFFVAGIPDKKLGEKLVLVVEGNHQNISFKNANLSKFEVPKEIYFVNEFIETETKKIQRNKTLDLISFIR, encoded by the coding sequence ATGAAATTGGAACAGAATAATATTCATACGTCTTTTCAAATAAACGGAAAATCATTTTCGTCGGTTGATGCGTTGCTAAATTATACGAAAACAATCTCTGAAACTATTTATCAGTTTTTAACTGATTGGTTTTCTGACGATGATTTTATTTGCGTAAAAACATCAGGATCTACCGGTAAACCGAAGTTGATTAAGTTGCAAAAAGTAAACATGATAAATTCTGCATTGGCTACTGGAATTTTCTTTGATTTAAAAGAAAATACAACAGCTTTATTGTGCTTACCTACAGAATACATTGCTGGTAAAATGATGTTGATTAGAGCCATTGTATTGGGCTGGAAATTAGATGTGATTGAGGCCGATTCTTATCCTTTAAAAAACAGTAATAAAGTGTATGATTTTTCTGCAATGGTAACATTGCAATTAGAAAATTCATTAGACAGGCTAGAAAAAGTTAAAAAGTTAATTGTTGGTGGAGGAGTCGTTGCTAAAGAACTTCAGAATAAACTAAAAAGTAAAACTACTCAAGTTTTTGCTACCTATGGAATGACGGAAACAATAACACATATTGCAGTTAAAAAGCTAAACAATTTAAAAATAAAACCTGCTTTTTATCACGTTTTACCAAACGTAACTATTTATAAAAATGAGGATAATTGTTTGGTGATTGACGCTCAAAAAGTAGCAGAAGAAATTATTTTCACAAATGACGTTGTAGCATTAATTTCTGATACAGAATTTGAATGGTTAGGTAGGTTTGATAACGTAATTAATTCTGGAGGAATTAAATTGCATCCAGAGAAAATAGAAGAGAAGTTATTAGAAATTATTGAGCAACGTTTTTTTGTAGCAGGAATTCCTGATAAAAAATTAGGAGAAAAGCTGGTTTTGGTTGTTGAAGGAAATCATCAAAATATTAGCTTTAAAAATGCTAACCTTTCTAAATTCGAAGTTCCAAAAGAAATTTATTTTGTTAATGAATTTATAGAAACTGAGACAAAAAAAATCCAACGAAATAAAACGTTGGATTTGATAAGTTTTATAAGATAG
- a CDS encoding CPBP family intramembrane glutamic endopeptidase: MNFIQQAFKGKNEWYHWVITLLLIFFGWQVLGVLPLMTVAFMHSVDMGEFTKASADSFMTLGINSNLFLFLMVLMFFLGLIFLFIGVKYVHKRAITSLVTSRKTIDWKRFWFGFITWGVLAFVMIVLGILLSPEDFIWNFKPVPFFTLVAISLLFLPFQTSFEELLFRGYFMQGLGTLAKNRWFPLIFTSVVFGLLHGANPEVEKLGYISMVFYIGTGLFYGITTLMDEGTELALGLHAINNIVAAFFVTTNWTVFQTDALFIDTSEPSVGWEMFFPVLVLYPLMLLFFSKKYGWKNWKEKLIGKIEKPVTLKENYSILDEIGTE, translated from the coding sequence ATGAATTTTATACAACAAGCATTTAAAGGGAAAAATGAATGGTATCATTGGGTAATTACTCTTCTTTTAATTTTCTTTGGATGGCAAGTTTTAGGTGTTTTGCCTTTAATGACAGTTGCTTTTATGCATTCTGTAGATATGGGGGAGTTTACAAAAGCTTCTGCAGATAGTTTTATGACATTGGGAATTAATAGTAATCTCTTTCTGTTTTTGATGGTGTTAATGTTTTTTCTAGGTTTAATATTTCTCTTTATTGGTGTAAAATACGTTCATAAAAGAGCTATAACTTCATTAGTAACAAGTAGAAAAACGATTGACTGGAAACGTTTTTGGTTTGGTTTTATCACCTGGGGAGTTTTGGCATTTGTTATGATTGTTTTAGGAATTTTATTATCACCAGAAGATTTTATTTGGAATTTTAAACCCGTTCCGTTTTTTACTTTAGTTGCAATTTCGTTGCTATTTTTACCATTTCAAACTAGTTTTGAAGAGCTGCTTTTTAGAGGTTATTTTATGCAGGGTTTAGGGACCTTAGCAAAAAATAGATGGTTCCCTTTAATCTTTACTTCAGTAGTTTTTGGGTTACTGCATGGCGCCAACCCTGAGGTAGAAAAACTAGGTTATATTTCTATGGTTTTTTATATTGGAACAGGTTTGTTTTACGGAATTACAACTTTAATGGATGAAGGAACTGAATTGGCGCTGGGTTTACACGCAATAAATAATATTGTTGCTGCATTTTTTGTAACAACAAATTGGACCGTTTTTCAAACGGATGCCTTATTTATAGATACTTCTGAACCATCTGTTGGTTGGGAAATGTTTTTTCCTGTATTGGTTTTATATCCGTTAATGTTATTGTTTTTTTCTAAAAAATATGGATGGAAAAACTGGAAAGAAAAACTAATAGGAAAAATTGAAAAACCTGTTACTTTAAAAGAGAATTATAGCATTTTAGATGAAATTGGAACAGAATAA
- a CDS encoding o-succinylbenzoate synthase, which yields MIKASYKKYILNFKNPSGTSRGVLKTKETWFIILEEKNKIGIGETGLFIGLSIDDVPNYEEKLNWVCKNIDLGLCFLLKELIDFPSIQFGLEQAFLSLKSKTSFELFPSEFTQGKESIPINGLVWMGDSSFMKKQIKEKLAHGFSCIKMKIGAINFDQEIALLKSIRKEFSSNEIELRVDANGAFKPQDALKKLEQLSLLGIHSIEQPIKQGQLQEMAALCLKTPLPIALDEELIGVFSSEEKKQLLATIKPQYIILKPSLIGGFSGSKEWINLAEKNNCGWWITSALESNVGLNAIAQFTFTLQSKMPQGLGTGGLFTNNFESPLEVNNGTLQYNNPEKWNFNL from the coding sequence TTGATAAAAGCTTCTTATAAAAAATACATCCTCAATTTTAAAAACCCAAGTGGCACTTCACGTGGCGTTTTAAAAACGAAAGAAACTTGGTTTATTATTTTAGAAGAAAAGAATAAAATTGGTATAGGAGAAACAGGCTTATTTATTGGTTTAAGTATAGATGATGTTCCTAATTATGAAGAAAAACTTAATTGGGTTTGTAAAAACATTGATTTAGGATTATGTTTTTTATTAAAAGAACTCATAGACTTCCCCTCAATACAATTTGGATTAGAACAAGCTTTCTTATCCCTAAAAAGTAAAACTTCCTTTGAATTATTCCCTTCAGAATTTACACAAGGAAAAGAATCAATTCCTATTAATGGTTTAGTTTGGATGGGAGATTCCTCTTTTATGAAAAAACAAATAAAAGAGAAGTTAGCGCATGGTTTTTCTTGTATTAAAATGAAAATTGGAGCCATTAATTTTGATCAAGAAATTGCTTTGCTAAAATCAATAAGAAAAGAGTTCTCATCTAATGAAATTGAATTAAGAGTAGATGCAAACGGTGCATTTAAACCACAAGATGCACTAAAGAAATTAGAGCAATTATCTTTGTTAGGGATCCACTCCATAGAACAACCCATAAAACAAGGTCAGTTGCAGGAAATGGCAGCACTGTGTTTAAAAACACCATTGCCTATTGCATTGGATGAAGAATTGATTGGTGTGTTTTCATCCGAAGAAAAAAAGCAATTATTAGCAACCATAAAACCACAATATATTATTCTAAAACCAAGTTTAATTGGTGGTTTTTCTGGAAGCAAAGAATGGATTAATTTAGCAGAGAAAAATAATTGTGGTTGGTGGATAACTTCTGCTTTAGAAAGTAATGTTGGTTTAAATGCAATTGCACAATTTACTTTTACTTTGCAAAGTAAAATGCCACAAGGTTTAGGAACTGGTGGCTTATTTACTAATAATTTTGAAAGCCCTTTAGAGGTTAATAATGGGACTTTACAATATAATAATCCCGAAAAATGGAATTTTAATTTATAG
- a CDS encoding SRPBCC family protein has protein sequence MKTIKIILGIITAFVVVFLVTGLLIKETNYEAQIAINKPINEVFKTFNNIENIKKWIPEVISFEVVKITPGIIGSIYKIAVQNQGQEITMTEKVMAYVPNEKVTLFFDAENMLKKDDYTFTEKEGITTIKLSASCKSDSFIMACVFPYFKGTFKKQDQTYLNNFKAFVEK, from the coding sequence ATGAAAACAATAAAAATAATTTTAGGTATTATTACTGCGTTTGTTGTCGTTTTTCTTGTTACTGGTCTTCTCATAAAAGAAACCAATTACGAAGCTCAAATAGCAATAAATAAGCCAATAAATGAGGTTTTTAAAACCTTTAATAATATAGAAAATATTAAAAAATGGATTCCAGAAGTGATCTCTTTTGAAGTTGTAAAGATTACTCCTGGTATAATAGGAAGCATTTATAAGATTGCAGTCCAAAATCAAGGTCAAGAAATTACAATGACTGAGAAAGTAATGGCTTATGTGCCTAATGAGAAAGTAACATTATTTTTTGATGCTGAAAATATGTTAAAGAAAGATGATTATACCTTTACGGAAAAAGAGGGTATAACTACGATTAAATTAAGTGCATCTTGTAAAAGTGATTCTTTTATTATGGCGTGTGTTTTTCCTTATTTTAAAGGAACTTTTAAAAAACAAGACCAAACGTATTTGAATAATTTTAAAGCATTTGTAGAAAAATAA